Within Candidatus Neomarinimicrobiota bacterium, the genomic segment GCGGATTTCTGATGACCATGCTGGACACGCTCATGGGGCGGGCCGTATTCACCCACCTCAACAGCGACAAGCCTGACAGCGCAGGGCAGTGGTTCGCCACCAGCCGGCTCAACGCCCATTTCCTTGACGCCGCTACGGGTGGAACGCTCACCGGTACGGGCAATGTGCTCTCACAGGCATCCGGCTACATCGTGGCCGAGGCCGAGATTCGCGACGAAAGCGGTACCCTCATCGCCACGGGGCAAGGCCAATTCACCAGGGTGCGCGGCACAGGTTGATGCCTGCAGTTCCGTTTGCCGTGGTTCCGTGGCTCTGAGTAACTTGGTTCCCTCGTATGGCGAGTTGCCCATGATTATCACCCGCCCCGGGCCCTTCTTAGCCGAAGGTGAGTTAGACCTGGGTGCTGAGCCAACCCAGCCTGCCGAGCAGGTCCTGCTCTTCGCCCACCGGCTCATGCGGGCCGTGGTTGCGAAGAGTACGAACGATTCGAAAACCGTCGATGGACGCCCACTTACGTCGTTCACGATGGACGTGATGGTGATAGCGCTCCACGGGCGGCTTTACGGCCAGGCCTGGGCCGAGCGTGAAGGAACCACGGTCGATTTTCTGCGCTACCGAATTCTGGATGATCGCGCGGAGCCAGTGGTGGTGGGCATGGCAACCCGTCATCACTCCAGCGGGATGTGAGCTCCTCTGCCGCGGGTTTATTGCCAAACCAATCGGGAGAAAAATCATGTCGTATGTGAAGCAAGTTGACCACCGTGCGGAGCTCGACCTCGGTCAGCCCATTGACTTTCTGGCTGTCGGTCTATTTCAGGATGCGGGCATTCCCGCCAGCGTGAAACCGGTGGACAGGGCACTGGACGGTCTCATCGGGAAGGTGCTGGCCGGCGGCGACTTTAAGGGCAAGCGGGGCCAGAGCCTGGTGCTGTTCTCCGGCGGCACGCCGGCCCGCGTCGCCCTCGTAGGACTGGGAGAAGAGGATAAATTCACCTCCGAGGTAGCCCGCCAGGCCGCCGGCACCGCGGTGGGGCTAGCCCTGAAACACAACCTGACAACCTGCGGTCTGCTGGCCATTACAGCCAAACTACCTGAAGATGAACTCAGCCAGGCGCAGGTTGAGGGGCTGATTTTGGGCTCATATCGCTTTACGGACCACAAAAAGCAGGATGATGACAGCCGGGAACTGAAGCGTCTCAGCCTCTATGGCCCGGCGTCCGGTGCCGCTGTTGAGCGTGGAACCATTGTTGGGAACAGCACCTGCTTGACCCGCGACTTGCAGAACCAGCCTTCCAACATCGCCACCCCCAGCTTCCTGGCGAAGGAGGCCCAGCGCATCGCGAAGTCAGCCCTAATGCGCTGCACCGTTTGGGACCGGGAGCAGTTCACCGCCAAGGGCATGGGGGCCCTGGCCGGGGTTGCCCGCGGCAGCCACGAGCCCCCCAAATTCATCGTGCTGGAGTACGACGGCGGCAAAGCCGGCGCGCCTCCACTGGCGCTGGTTGGCAAGGGGATCACTTTTGACTCCGGAGGCATCTCACTCAAGCCGGGGGCGAAGATGGACGAGATGAAATTCGATATGAGCGGTGCGGCTGCCGTGCTCGGTATCATGGACGCTGTTGCTCATCTGAAGCCGGCCATCAACCTGGTGGGGGTCATCGCCAGTACCGAAAATCTGCCCGGCGGCAATGCCCAGAAACCGGGCGACATCGTCACCGCCTACAACGGCAAGACCATCGAGGTGCTCAATACCGACGCCGAGGGCCGCCTTATTCTAGCCGATGCCCTGGCCTACGTGGTGGACCAGCACAAGCCCGGCGCCATCCTGGACTTCGCCACCCTTACGGGTGCTGTGCTGGTCGCCCTGGGTCACCGGGCCAGCGGCCTCATGGGCAACGACGAGGCACTCATCGCCGAGGTACTGGCGGCTGGTGAAAAGACGGGCGAGCGGGTCTGGCAGCTGCCCATGTGGGATGAGTACACCGAGGACATCAAGTCAGATGTGGCCGATGTGAAGAACCTGGGTACCGAGCGGCTGGCGGGGACCATCGCCGGCGGCGCTTTCCTGAAGGAGTTTGTGGGGGAGACGCCGTGGGCACACCTGGATATTGCCGGGACCGCGTGGCAGGACAAAGACCAGCCCTATATTCCCAGTGGAGGCTCAGGCGTGGCCGTGCGACTGGTGGTGCAGCTGATTTTAGACCGGGTTGCGGACTAGCTGGCGGGTGGGAGACCGTCGTTGCCACACCCGCTCCTGAAGGGCTAACTTTTCTTGGGCGGTGTAGCTCAGCTGGTTAGAGCAGCGGAATCATAATCCGCGTGTCGGGGGTTCGAGTCCCTCCACCGCTACGGACAGTAACCCCTGCTTTCTCACAATGGGAGGTGGGGGTTTTGCGTTGGAGCGGGGGAATGTTAAGTGGGGCGCCTTCAAATGAGGCGTCAGCTAAACCTTCGAAACATGAAATGTGTCTCCTAGTTTTAGACCCAAGTAGCTCACATTGCTTTTACGACGCATACGGTAGGGAGGATTACAATGGATAAAATTCCCCAGACCATGCGTGGGTACCTGTGGACCTACGTTGATAAAGATGCGGTTGCGTTGGGGATTATTCGCGATCGAATCGAATCTGCCGCTGGAAATAGGAAGATGTTCTTCTATTCCGACACTGGTCGATGGTGTGATTTTCCGTCTCCCGAACCTTAATGGAGGCCATGATGATGAGATTCATACGGATGAATGGTATGGACTGGATGGGCGTATTATCGGTAATTTTCTTGGGTATCTTTCGGCACAGCTACATCGAGCATGGATTCACGCCAAGTGCGCATGTAGTTGGAAAAAATGAAAATAAGCCGAGTAA encodes:
- a CDS encoding PaaI family thioesterase; the encoded protein is MTKTSIFKPGAQQHFTDHLGIVTTSPEPGLSEGVAQLQPHHLNRAGTAHGGFLMTMLDTLMGRAVFTHLNSDKPDSAGQWFATSRLNAHFLDAATGGTLTGTGNVLSQASGYIVAEAEIRDESGTLIATGQGQFTRVRGTG
- a CDS encoding leucyl aminopeptidase, yielding MSYVKQVDHRAELDLGQPIDFLAVGLFQDAGIPASVKPVDRALDGLIGKVLAGGDFKGKRGQSLVLFSGGTPARVALVGLGEEDKFTSEVARQAAGTAVGLALKHNLTTCGLLAITAKLPEDELSQAQVEGLILGSYRFTDHKKQDDDSRELKRLSLYGPASGAAVERGTIVGNSTCLTRDLQNQPSNIATPSFLAKEAQRIAKSALMRCTVWDREQFTAKGMGALAGVARGSHEPPKFIVLEYDGGKAGAPPLALVGKGITFDSGGISLKPGAKMDEMKFDMSGAAAVLGIMDAVAHLKPAINLVGVIASTENLPGGNAQKPGDIVTAYNGKTIEVLNTDAEGRLILADALAYVVDQHKPGAILDFATLTGAVLVALGHRASGLMGNDEALIAEVLAAGEKTGERVWQLPMWDEYTEDIKSDVADVKNLGTERLAGTIAGGAFLKEFVGETPWAHLDIAGTAWQDKDQPYIPSGGSGVAVRLVVQLILDRVAD